The following proteins are encoded in a genomic region of Triticum dicoccoides isolate Atlit2015 ecotype Zavitan chromosome 1B, WEW_v2.0, whole genome shotgun sequence:
- the LOC119349501 gene encoding probable beta-1,4-xylosyltransferase GT43E, with product MHNDVGMVSSRRNSTGAFHRDGPPKDWSQFADPSPSPKLLYSQSYVVMRGLLASLASLDFALWSSTMKSAWRSPERSKSKGPGCKRVAFRLFVCFMVGIFIGFTPFFSVDVSQKIVSRLPFDDGVDDKVKELDAIVVQKEVEVVDEPEVEQLSPPVPAMLDDEVDFVEAAKPAITDLVIPVRKLLIVVTITSARPQQAYYLNRLAHVLKGVPPPLLWLVVEWPVTTFETAEILRSSGVMYRHIVCRKNLTSVRKIAVCQRNNAIYHIKKHHLDGIVHFADEERSYMGDVFEEMRKIRRVGAWPVANHDASKYRVVVEGPTCKGNRITGWNTIPKKGAPRRFPIGFSGFAFNSTMLWDPQRWNRPAMDSVIVHSGGRGGLQESRFVEKLVKNERQIEGLPDNCNRVMVWNFALEPPQLNYPAGWSLWNHLEVVKDL from the exons ATGCATAATGATGTTGGGATGGTGTCCAGCAGAAGGAATTCCACAGGGGCGTTCCACCGCGACGGTCCGCCCAAGGACTGGTCCCAGTTCGCCGACCCCTCGCCGTCTCCTAAACTGCTGTACTCGCAGTCCTATGTCGTCATGAGGGGGCTGCTGGCGTCGCTGGCATCTCTGGACTTCGCCCTGTGGTCAAGCACGATGAAGTCCGCATGGCGATCGCCCGAGAGGTCGAAGTCTAAGGGGCCGGGCTGCAAGAGAGTTGCGTTCCGGCTGTTTGTTTGTTTCATGGTCGGCATCTTCATCGGGTTCACGCCCTTCTTCTCGGTCGATGTCTCTCAGAAGATCGTCTCGAGGCTCCCGTTCGACGATGGGGTGGATGATAAGGTTAAGGAGTTGGATGCAATCGTAGTGCAGAAAGAGGTTGAGGTGGTTGATGAGCCCGAGGTTGAGCAGCTGAGCCCTCCGGTTCCTGCAATGTTGGATGATGAGGTGGATTTTGTCGAAGCTGCGAAACCTGCTATTACTGATTTGGTCATCCCTGTGAGGAAGCTTCTGATAGTGGTGACAATCACTTCTGCTCGGCCACAACAGGCGTATTACTTGAATCGTCTAGCTCATGTTCTCAAAGGTGTACCACCTCCTCTCTTATGGTTAGTGGTGGAATGGCCTGTTACTACCTTTGAAACAGCAGAAATCCTCAGGTCTTCTGGGGTCATGTACAGGCATATTGTCTGCAGGAAGAATCTTACCAGTGTGCGGAAGATTGCTGTCTGTCAAAGGAATAATGCAATCTATCATATTAAAAAGCATCACCTTGATGGTATAGTGCACTTTGCTGACGAAGAACGATCATACATGGGTGATGTATTTGAAGAAATGCGGAAAATCAG GCGCGTTGGTGCATGGCCTGTAGCGAACCATGATGCAAGTAAGTACAGGGTGGTTGTAGAAGGGCCTACGTGTAAAGGAAACCGAATCACTGGATGGAACACAATCCCGAAGAAGGGCGCACCCCGTCGATTCCCAATTGGTTTCTCTGGGTTTGCTTTCAACAGTACAATGCTTTGGGATCCTCAAAGGTGGAACCGCCCAGCTATGGATTCTGTTATAGTCCACTCTGGTGGTAGAGGTGGTCTGCAG GAGTCACGATTTGTCGAGAAGCTTGTTAAAAACGAGCGTCAAATAGAAGGCCTTCCAGACAACTGCAACCGGGTCATGGTCTGGAACTTCGCCCTGGAACCTCCCCAGCTCAACTACCCCGCCGGATGGTCACTGTGGAACCACCTTGAAGTTGTCAAAGACCTGTAA